A region from the Candidatus Eisenbacteria bacterium genome encodes:
- a CDS encoding Crp/Fnr family transcriptional regulator — protein MASVTPVIHRDDPLTNALSYPAGMTLCRQGEPIRDVFHIQRGLVKLMRVNTTGKERIVGLRSSGWFVGAAAVILGEPAAATAVTLTAVRMSRMCAPAFLQRLQSDTDLSWQIHHMHSREIDVDLIESSDLHAIRSRDRLVAFLRALPSTPGGCMEGHRVILPLRQWELSQLLGMTAPYLCRLLRDLEDDGTLFRRGSAFVLPDLMSGSQVGLRPRLQKVVRQRCGT, from the coding sequence ATGGCCAGCGTGACCCCCGTAATTCATCGCGATGACCCGCTCACCAATGCCTTGTCGTATCCGGCAGGAATGACGCTGTGTCGTCAGGGGGAGCCGATCCGCGACGTGTTCCACATCCAGCGTGGTCTCGTGAAGCTCATGCGTGTGAACACGACCGGGAAGGAGCGGATCGTCGGGCTCCGCTCGTCGGGATGGTTCGTTGGCGCCGCGGCGGTCATCCTGGGCGAGCCGGCGGCCGCCACCGCGGTCACGCTCACCGCCGTCAGGATGTCGCGGATGTGCGCCCCGGCCTTTCTGCAGCGGCTGCAGAGCGACACCGATCTCTCCTGGCAGATCCATCACATGCACAGTCGCGAGATCGACGTGGATCTGATCGAGTCCAGCGACCTGCATGCGATCCGCTCGCGCGATCGGCTCGTGGCGTTCTTGCGGGCGCTTCCATCGACGCCGGGCGGGTGCATGGAGGGTCACCGGGTGATCCTGCCGCTGCGCCAGTGGGAGCTGAGCCAGCTGCTGGGGATGACCGCGCCTTACCTTTGCCGGCTCCTGCGCGATCTCGAGGATGACGGGACACTGTTCCGGCGCGGCTCGGCTTTCGTGCTGCCCGACCTGATGAGTGGGAGCCAGGTCGGGCTGCGCCCTCGTCTTCAGAAAGTGGTACGGCAACGTTGCGGCACTTGA
- a CDS encoding sigma 54-interacting transcriptional regulator, with protein MPVENQPHCTRSNVLVLLGTSAKREGVARSIHSSRPRPKGAYHQFDCRREADVLRLALCQWANRDHRLGQSEAFLDDRACTLFVNSVDALSNEDQELLLRLVDRLAETSLIGAACPLGLLITGSATDLEAQVSAGRFLPQLYDSLDKVRVVLSESNIQEELAEWPA; from the coding sequence ATGCCCGTCGAAAATCAACCGCATTGCACGCGTTCCAACGTGCTCGTCCTCCTCGGGACGAGTGCCAAGCGAGAGGGAGTGGCGCGCAGCATCCACTCCTCTCGCCCACGTCCCAAGGGCGCGTATCACCAGTTCGACTGCCGACGCGAAGCCGACGTGCTTCGCCTTGCGCTGTGTCAATGGGCCAACCGCGACCACCGTCTTGGTCAGAGCGAGGCGTTTCTCGACGATCGCGCTTGCACGCTGTTCGTGAACTCGGTGGACGCACTCTCGAACGAAGACCAGGAGCTGCTGCTTCGGCTCGTGGACCGCCTCGCGGAGACCAGCCTGATCGGCGCAGCGTGTCCGCTCGGACTCTTGATCACCGGCAGTGCGACCGACCTCGAGGCCCAGGTGAGCGCTGGTCGATTCCTTCCCCAGCTCTACGACTCGCTCGACAAGGTGCGCGTCGTGCTGAGCGAGTCCAACATCCAAGAGGAGCTCGCCGAATGGCCAGCGTGA